The region CTGTTGATACTTTATTAAGAAAGGAAGTGTTTTCTTTGATGAAGAAAGTGAATCGAATCGTGTGTGTGTTTCCCTTTTTGGTTCCACGGTGTCCCCGAGTCGGAGACGTACAGGCTTAATCGGAGCGTCAGCGTTTGGCTAGACAGTCACTAGACCGGATCAGCCCGCTTGCGATAATAATCTACTACTGTACGGATTTTAATGTACCTTGAATTTCGAATTGATTAGTGCTGATAAAAAACACCTGCGGCCACCGCAAAATATAATACCATCGCTAAGCTCATCCATGGGCGCTCAAAGAAAGTCACCATAATATCGTCGAGCCGAAGCTGTATCGTAAAATAAAAGCTAATCGTACCCGTTCGTCGTTAGGagccgtaaaaaaaaagtaaataaatcaCCTTATACGTTGGGAATACGTTCAGTTATTCTGAtacatttcaattaatttgaaaaacatctGAGGCTGTAAGCTATcaacatatacgtatgttgtTATCATGCCTAACAATCGTTGCGTTATTTGCAAGTTCAAGTTATTTTGGTATCTTTTGTTTAACttttaaattatacacatttgtgtcttttgatttatttttttaatagttcCTTGTCCatacaaattgtaaattcacGTCTTTCgtacggtgaaaattttgtacgTGATCCAAGCTTTAATCAATAACTCTGTATCCGGTGATTATTTCCTTTCAATAATActgaagaattattattataaaaaattttaaatctcgtTCATtcaacgtgttttttttttttaatcgctcGATTCCTGTCATGTGTCTCATTAGCTCTGAGCaattaaaataattccatTTCTTATCGTTTATGAGAGAAAGAAACATAAAACACAAACAACAATTATAACCCGTAGTTGCAGCGAACTCAATACTAATCAGAGTCTCGTAAAAGTGGCGTATTCATAGCCAATAATAGACTGCATGTTAacgagattgaagttagtaacgttatcgtaacgaaacattgtggggaaaaaatcactattttcctCATTTTACCCAATGACTTTGAGGGAACTAGATTTTTGAAGTATGAGTAtggtttgttttattacggtttactgaatttcagctaaGACCAAAAATCGCGCAATAACGGGTTTTCCTCAACATAAACCGTTACaacaacgttactaacttcaatacgATACATGCCAACCATACGTTCGCAAATTTCCACTACAACGTTGAGAATTTACATTCAATAGTATACAAGTCGATTCACAATCGACTAGTCGTTATAAAACAAATGATCAGgtaaatctttgaaatttcaataattaccAAATTTGTCTTCCTAAGTCGATCGCTAGGCCGAGTTCTACGCGACAGGTATCTAATTTTTGTGGCGGCGTTgtgtcaatttaaaaaaaacgacTTGCGCTCACACTGATTCAATTACAATGAGGTTTGCTCTGAAAAGCGTCCGTTAATTATCAAGACTGTCGACGACAAGTAATTTGCATGTCGCGATATGttcgtataatgtataacgtACAACGACCACGAGGGCATCAGTgtatcaataaaaattacgcAATTCGACGAATAAACGGAATTATATCTCGGAATTTCAGTCAGCAACATCGTGCCTCAAAATTCCGttgcaaaatgttttttcacccTCGGATATCACTTTGGAAATTTATGACGTACAAGGGAATTCCGAGGTACGATGTTGTTTTGCTCAGTCGTCGAGTTGGTAACTCATAGTCGAGCCAATCCCAGATACTAttatatttctcatttcatcatatatttgtataatacttttacataatttcaaattcgaagtCCGTGAGCCAGTGTACCTCTCGAACGTATTAACTTTCTGATAGTTTGGGGAATTCTTATCTTCTGTCTAAGCTGATAATTACTTTTTGTATCACGTGCACGGCTTTCGCGTTTTCTTGATTCATTAAGCGGAAGTAACGTGACCGTTTCGCCTCGAATCGACTAGCGGgcgttttcaatattttcaagaaaattatcaataacTGAGATAAAATATGTTTATTCTCCTAATCAAACTGATCAAGAAATATCTGACCACTCTTTCTAATAAGCGAAATGCTTTCAAATAATCAATAAGTCCGTGGTTGCCGTGTCGGGAAACGGTCACATAAGCCCTGCTTAATATGCCCAAAAACGCAAAAATCCATACATGTGTTAGAAAATATATGGTGTGCATCAAAGGCTAAGAGGGCTTTACGCCTATGGTACATGATATACGGAGACTATTGGTTCCGGTTGAAATAGTAGTTTACGCAACAAGGGCGTAAAGCGAACTTTTTCGCACAAGTGTCACGCCGATAACACGAGTGTAAAAATTCAACGCCCGAATTGCATGCAATATTTTTCGGATTCTGGGAGTACCTAAGGTTCGCGTGTATGGTGTCAATTACTGAGCGAAAGTGAAGTTTGGCTTCTCATTTTACACACACTTTCAAAACTTTACACACTGTGTACGAAAAGGTTTGCCTTACGCTCATAAATCGTCACttaactttttcattttgttgcCAAGTTCTATCACTTTGAGATATTGCATTCAGCCGTTTTCGAAATTAACGCGAAAGTGTATCAGACAGACTGACACATTATTCCCGCTTCATGCTGATCAACTGTAccgcggaaaaaaattttttccttattgCTTTCTCTTATCATATTACTGATAAACTTAGACTTCGTTTGTGTAACTCTGTTGTTACAGGCGTTGTCGATACGTCTTTTTTATCCGTATTATGAATCCATATAAATGGACTGGCGGGATTGTCCCGGTTAGTTGGTAAGCAAAGTCGGTTGAGCACGTACAAAGTAAAGCTGTGTGATATTCTCAATGAATCGCTGGATCGGAAAAGTCGCTCTGGTCACGGGGGCCAGCGCCGGTATCGGTGCTGCAACGGTAGAGGCTCTTGTCCGAGAGGGTCTCAAGGTCGTAGGAATAGCCAGGCGAGTCGAGAATATCGAGAAACTCCGCGAAGAGCTTAAAAACGAGGAAGGGGAACTGTACGCGAGAAAGTGCGACGTCTCGAAGGAGGAGGAAATCCTCGCGGTTTTCGAATGGATCGAGGAAAACCTCGGCGGCGTCGACGTCCTCGTTAACAACGCCGGGCTGATGCACGCGGCAAGTCTGACCGGTGAGCAAAGTGTTTAACCAGACGACGAGGGGGTGGTTCGATTCTTCAAGTACCTACTTGGGTTCTGTCAACCCACAGAGAATGGTTAATGGTACGAGATATTTTAATTCCAGACGGAGACACCGAAGGGTTTCGCCGTTTACTGGACGTCAACGTCTTAGCAGTTGCCGTGTGCACGAGAGAAGCCGTGAAATCGATGAAAGCGCGTCACGTCGACGGTCACATCTTCAACATCAACAGGTAATTCCTCTTACTTCGCATTATATTTCCGGAGTTACGCGTCCATTCGTTAATCGATTACCACTTTGCAGTGTCCTGGGTCACTACGTCTTTACGGCCAGCGATCGCTGGAGCTTGTATCCGAGTACTAAGTTCGCGGTAACAGCAATGACCGAGGTAACCAGGAAGGAACTGATCATGGCGAACACGAAGATCAAGATAACCGTGAGTATCCATAGAACTATAAAAAGAAAGTATCTGTTAATATTTCCTGAAATCTTGCAAGTACCCATAATTCATTTCAGAGCATCAGTCCAGGATTCGTTAAGACGGAATTGGTCACAGTTGCCAGTTCGGAGTCGTGCTACAAGGAGATGCTCAGTATTAATCCATCCTTGAACCCGGAGGACGTCACTAGCGCAATTATATACGCTCTAGGCACTCCGGCACATGTCCAGGTATAAAAAAGCTATTCTCAAATCCATACCTGCTACCACTGAATTATAcgcatgtttttattttaggTCTGCGAGCTTATACTACGTCCAGTCGGCGAGACAATGGCTTGATCGACTTTACAATGCAATGTACCTACGCCCTGGGAGTCTGTAAAATTATGTGAGCTGTtttaattgttgaataaacAATACGTTTTGTAATGTAGGCTTGCTAAGATGAGCagcagtaataataatattttaagtaaataaaattttatgactGGTATCAAAGactctgaaataaattcattctaaTCGAGGTCAACTCGAATGCCGGGGATCAAGAAACTGTCTCACTACTAGCAGCACGTGCTAAATTAGTCCATATCATAAATGCTTAACTTTAAGTGTTAACAAATGTGCCTCTGGTGCCGAATCCAGCAATTTCGTACTCGAATCCAAACATCTTCACGGCTCCCGCATCGGTCCCAGTTTCAAGTTCTTATATTCAATCATTATCTCCTAACAAAAAATGAATGCAGCGAGATTTGCtcataattttgtacaaaggaaaaaaaaatagttttcgcCACAGTTTGGAACTGCAGGTTGCGCTAAAAATTCGGAAACCTAATTGACACAGCTGGTGAAATTTGCCATATAATATCGGCGAGCTGGTTTCAAATGTGTTATACGATCATACGAATTCCAGAGTGCGCGCCCAGCCGATTACACATTATTACAAACAATTCCGAGGCTCTCCCGTCAGCGTTTCGTAGATATAACATAAAATCCAATTGTtgataatatttgaatatccTGATGATTCGAGCGCGCATGCGAACGTGAAGTACGTCTCGTGTATCAGTAGAAGCTAAGACGTGATAACCCTATAACGCCTATAATTATAGCAGCGGTCAAAGAGGTATTGCAGAAACAAGGTCCTGCCAGTCAGTGCGTGAATAAGAGATGAAAAAGGTATAATACGAGCACCTCTGAACACGGGATCTTCGTGTACACTGGGAAAAGAGTTTATTTACTATTATCAAATGCATAATTGGATATAGcgaaataaatgttttgttattattgtcaaatttcaattgaaccGAATAATGATCGATGGAAATTTGTTAATAGTTAAGAAACCATATTTGGCTTAGCCAAAGTTTGATAATAATGACGAAACATTCATTTCACCACATCCAAATATACGTTTGTTAAACAGTAAATAAACTCTTTTCTCGGTGTATCGTTTACTCGTGTTCCAGCAGAAACAGCTGAATTAATATTCCCAACGTGTCGTAACCGTGGAAACTGaggtaatgaattttaattgagTCACTTATACTCGTCACGTTTCACATATGGACGGAGATGGAAGCTTTCCGAGCCTGCGGAAGGATTCTTACGTGAACCAGGGTAACGGAATATCGCACGAATTATCGATTCACCTTCTTCCAGTCGAGATTCTTACGACAAATGCATAATGCATGTAATCGATGCTCGAGTTGTAACCGATGACGCGTGTCCTGACGGATCTGAATTCGCCGATCATTAGTTGCCCGAAGGTCGTGCCTGGTTCCCAGAACcccttgaaaaataaatttccaagCCATTGTTTCACAGTTTATTCAAATACATCGAAACGATTACGAAATTCGCATAGAAACTTCTATTGTCAATAGTCTTGAGAGATTCGCAACTGACATGATATGCGGCATAGTCAGCATGGCCTAAATCAATTCAAACTGTTCTCTTATCTAACGGCTCGCTTCTTTATTCTATGAGTCTTACGTGTTGAGGCATATCTTGGATCATCGGGTCATGTGTGATTATATACATTGTATGTTTTCATGTGCTGTTCAATTTTGTATGACCCATCCTATTCCTATTCGGAGGGAATACTATGTGTCAGCGGTAAACGAGGCTTCGAATCTACTACATACTTCATTAAAAACCAATCAACACTCTgcttttatccatttttactTGAACATAGCTGAACAATCGCACGTACAGCAGGGTCATAAAGTACGATCTATCAATCCAGCAAGTATCGAGTCAATCGATTGATCAGTCCGTTCACACGACGATTCGTAAATTCGTAATGACTGGCCGAGTCAAGGTCTTATTATTGCAGCAGCTTCTGTTCGAGCTAATTGCCAATTAGACACCGTTGGATAGCGTATTATCCATTGTCCACAACCGTTCCTTCATTGCAAGCAATACGCTGAAAATGACCATACATACACACAGATATTACCGGAATGGACTATAATCTACATCCTTGCATAAGTTTTCATGAAAGTATAATAAGATTTCCAATATCATGCATCGTGAGCATGGAATTGATCGTGATATACCTTGCACTTGCCTGACGCATGGCACAAAACAGGCGAAAGTGCATCAAGGCGAGGAGATTTAGAGACCTGGCAAGGACAGGGACAGTTTAAACGATTGTTAAAATTGCATAAGAGAGTTGATTTTCATGACATTGAATCAGTTCAATGAAAAGAAATACGTTGCAATGAATTTTCAAGCTTTACCCCGAGACCTGGGAACGTCCCGTTCTCGATTGGTCCCCACTCGGGTACGCAAGCAGAGCAACGAGTCGATCAAGAAGGACGTTGTGGCTCGACAAATTCATGAAATCCTTACACCTGACAGTCACCCGTGGACCATCAACGACTTGGAATACCCGAGAGATTCGACTGTAATTACTTTCATTACTTGTGAGTATTTTACCCTCTCTCACTTTTTATCGTACCTACATATCGGAAGCGATGGTAATCACGACCCCTTGAGCACCAAGAGTCGTTAAACATTGAAAGCATCTCACGTATTTATCCCCCAACTCCCTACCTCTCACCACCTATCCTCCGCgtattttcttcatctttgcgatgtttttcctcaattttatATAACTTTTCTCACTACTTTATCACTGTTCCTTTGTATCTTGATATCTGATGATGGTGTTGATCGTTATAAACTTGTTGAATATTCGTTGGCAGTATACGCTCAGTTTATTGCTCATCGCTGGTTTCATATTTTCGTTGCAACcccttttcgattttttcgtCAATTCTCACAAGCTACACTCTTATAAAAAGCTATATTTATAAAGAGTGCCATGCTTCTGCATTCTAAAGACGCGTTAGTGATTTGGACAACgttcgttttttgtttccgAGAGCTAAGTTCTTGTATAAATAATCAGACGCGAGAATTGAAAGTGAGTAAAAGCGAAAGACGATCTCGCGATAGTAAATGAGATGTGACAAGTACCTTAACTTTCTAGCAACACAATGATATCCTCTGTAATCCTGTTCTTACTTACTCTTTCGTGGTTTCAACTACAATTAAAATCTGGTCCGTGTGACAGAAACACTGGagcgaaaaaagaataaggtttttatgaaatattacGTGTACAGTACTTGACTAAGTGAATTCGATTTTTGGAAGCCGTGGAATGTCTCGAGGCACccaccagaaaaaaaaaatcgagaaaaatgGATCGTGTACTTTGTGAATTACTACCGGGCGAACAACAATGGTCGGAATTCATCAGATTCGACACAACAGCCCAATACCGTTACGCGAGCTGAGCGGTTTTTCGTAAGTTTGTTCGATACTGATCGCCGTTGACCATCGGCAGCAGAGTAGAAGACCCAACTTCTATTCAAGTCCTCACCTTTCACCATCTATCCAATGTATGCATAGTTTTTATAACGTGACATTCAAACCGGGGGTCTTTCTTCTTTATTACTGCGCGGCAATGACCTTCCATGATCGAAAAACTTCGCAAAAGgcaattttcaagttttcaaattccgCGACGAAATCGTAAACTTAAATAAGGCTTCAAATTTCGATCAGATATTTATACTGGGCacaaatcaataattttttttaaggcGATTTTAAAAGATATTAAACAATTGTTAACAATGATCTACGAAGTGCAAAAGTTTAGTTTGCTCACTCACAGAAAGGTGGTGAGTCTTCTTCCATCACGAAACGAGGAAAGAATTTTAGTCCAGTGTCGAGTAAATCAAAGATAATGGTCACGAATGTTTAATCGGACAGTCATATTGTaacttgaacaaatttcgtcAAATTGTGACTTTTGAGAATAAGCAAATATTGTAGCGATAAGCTTTGTTGTAATAAGTGCACAAATTCCTGAGAATAATCGGAATTTACGTGTTATATAAATACACGCATAACGATAGGGCAGAAATTTTGTTCAGGATTTGATCGACAAAACCGATTGTCGGATAGACGTTAATTTCCGACGCGTAATggctaaaaacaaaaaagttgaaaCGCCGAGTCATTCTATGAGAATAAATTCTACGTCTAGAACTAATTTAAGTTGATGTCTTATCAAACTTAATCCATTGATCTATGTGGTGTGATCCATGTGTAAGGGATCTGACCAAGCGAAATCCTAAACCTCTCATAGAACCGTTTCAAACCTtgtgaaatgtttttattaGTTGAAAAAAGTATGTGTGATTTCTTGTAAATTTGTATTCGAAGACGTTTAGACTTTAGAAACCGATGAAATATGTTCATAAATCGATAACTTCTGAGTTTCAATTAAATAACTGGAAATCTATACCGATTAGAAATCTCAACTTGAAACAGTGTCTTTTAGAATTTTGGCGCTCATGAAATTTGGATTACATCGTTAAGTATGCAACAGTACAGATGTGGCAATCATTTGCTACGTCCAAGTATTTATACCCATAGGTATACATCGAAGGAAAGAGAGATCTagagagaagggaaaaaattaataaaaaaaaatcaaccgcCAAGGACAAATCCATTCTTTGCTCAATCGTTTAAGTTCAACTTGCTAAACTATCGCCGGTTAACCATATcagtaataattacaaatatcgttCGCTACCTTAAAGACGTAAGATTATGATCTCGCCCCCACCACCCCTCTCACATGTTCAATCACAATGTCTTGATAGACCATTTTTTCTTCCGCATTGCGCAAATTCTGATACCATATTTCGACAATGAAACTCATTTGCACGCGCACTATCAACATGAATAGTTACAAGTCTGTCAGGAATGGAGATTCGGTTgacaaaaacaagaaattgaaCGATTTGAAAAGTGCTTCTCTTTCAGAGTATTCCCGGATGGACGCCGTGTGGTTACGGCTAGCAACGTTGCTGGCCGTGCTTTTGCACATCGCAGGAAGTCCCAGTGGAATGCCTTACAGTTCAACAAGGGAACAGAGATCGAAGCCGATGGAAGGATCAAAAAAACCACACATAGTAGTGATCCTAGCCGACGATTTGGTAAGCGATCTATAAATAAGCGGCTGTCTGACGATATTatgtttttaattgaaaaatatctacaaCCAGGGATGGAACGACGTTAGTTTTCACGGTTCAAACCAAATACCAACGCCGAACATCGACGCCTTAGCTTATAACGGCGTCATACTGAATAGCCATTACGTACCCGCCTTATGCACGCCCAGCAGATCTGCGCTGATGACCGGAAAGTATCCCATTCACCTTGGAATGCAGCATTCAGTTATATTGGAACCAGAGCCTCGAGGGCTACCGCTCAAGGAAAAACTGATGCCAGAGGTGCTCGACGATATTATACTCTTCCAAACCGTTGATACAATGTGATCgtaattttctctc is a window of Neodiprion fabricii isolate iyNeoFabr1 chromosome 6, iyNeoFabr1.1, whole genome shotgun sequence DNA encoding:
- the LOC124185272 gene encoding farnesol dehydrogenase-like, with the translated sequence MNRWIGKVALVTGASAGIGAATVEALVREGLKVVGIARRVENIEKLREELKNEEGELYARKCDVSKEEEILAVFEWIEENLGGVDVLVNNAGLMHAASLTDGDTEGFRRLLDVNVLAVAVCTREAVKSMKARHVDGHIFNINSVLGHYVFTASDRWSLYPSTKFAVTAMTEVTRKELIMANTKIKITSISPGFVKTELVTVASSESCYKEMLSINPSLNPEDVTSAIIYALGTPAHVQVCELILRPVGETMA